In the Acropora muricata isolate sample 2 chromosome 1, ASM3666990v1, whole genome shotgun sequence genome, one interval contains:
- the LOC136908374 gene encoding uncharacterized protein, whose product MDLVDLLSVATKGQLFQFNGALYEQTDGVAMGSPLGPLLANVFMSHIEENLEREVKLPSFYRRYVDDTLTIMPNTEKASNFLDTLNQAHFPVKFTMETECNGMLPFLGIQLLNRSPQIETKVYVKPTNSGLLLHYQSHVDNRYKKGLLRTMLDRTHRLSSSWTHFSDECDRLKTVFSRLKYPKHLVNSTIKSFVDSKVCDQQQPLSPSQEKDDTIRVVLPFKDQISADIVKRQLKDLSLKVHTTIQPVFVSRKTEQELNVKETKPPIVNQQRDVYGFQCDLCDAGYVGYTRGHLHNRVKGHKQQSSAIAKHYKNVHGTMPQGLLERFKVLKKCKNKFDCLVYEMLFIRSLKPYLNVQADSIRAKEFL is encoded by the coding sequence ATGGATCTTGTGGACCTCCTCAGTGTAGCTACCAAAGGACAACTATTCCAGTTCAATGGAGCCCTGTACGAACAGACTGATGGCGTTGCTATGGGGTCGCCTCTTGGGCCCTTACTAGCTAACGTGTTCATGTCTCACATCGAAGAAAACCTTGAGCGAGAGGTTAAACTCCCTTCTTTCTATCGAAGATATGTTGACGATACGCTCACCATCATGCCCAATACAGAAAAAGCATCTAACTTCTTGGACACGCTTAACCAAGCTCATTTTCCCGTAAAATTCACGATGGAAACCGAATGCAATGGAATGCTGCCATTTCTGGGCATCCAGTTGCTGAATCGATCGCCACAAATAGAGACAAAGGTGTACGTAAAACCCACTAATTCAGGTCTACTCCTACACTATCAGAGTCACGTCGACAATCGTTACAAAAAGGGTTTACTAAGAACTATGCTTGATCGAACACATCGCTTATCTTCATCTTGGACACATTTTTCTGACGAATGTGACCGTTTGAAAACAGTGTTCTCACGGTtgaagtatcccaaacaccttgtTAATTCTACCATCAAAAGTTTTGTTGACTCAAAGGTTTGCGACCAGCAGCAGCCTTTATCACCATCTCAAGAGAAAGACGACACGATTCGAGTGGTTTTACCATTTAAAGACCAAATCTCAGCAGATATTGTGAAGAGACAACTTAAGGATCTGAGCCTAAAAGTACACACTACCATCCAGCCTGTGTTTGTGAGCCGAAAAACTGAACAAGAACTAAATGTGAaggaaacaaagccaccaattgTAAATCAGCAGCGTGATGTTTACggttttcaatgtgacctgtgtgatgcgGGTTATGTAGGTTACACACGCGGACATTTACATAATCGTGTAAAAGGACATAAACAACAATCCTCCGCCATTGCCAAACACTATAAGAACGTGCACGGGACAATGCCCCAGGGCCTGCTAGAgcgtttcaaagtgcttaagaaatgcaaaaacaaatttgactgcttagtgtacgaaatgctttttataagatcgCTAAAGCCATATCTCAACGTGCAAgcagactccattcgtgcgaaagaatttttataa
- the LOC136908080 gene encoding uncharacterized protein: protein METTPNDLSREKSKTRLINQERSSGFRPNAENSPSGSSNKPELRKTRGKKRKRPDTDFNAAKALLPGCGRFLNELREKIQAENQDLPSHEVTKTPGNNWRRPQEQGCLEEVDMERYMNEQINAHLNFAAMQKAMKKDGKNQTKSKEDDIGSTLESYKMNHPTVYPYLFETARLVRSLRNYLACGQLVTEGAFSNADALNQIFWAIPDEASGAIVVDFLVDVAVPKLLADVLRSLDQKHPNISSSEEQTNSKAQWALGVRISISAAISSFSDLHDQFCDACGEAGLVKECVKLLRSLKIGTHDFSDVWAIREGPEGSLGFEVLGVLHNLSKSINNKKYFDSCGAVETLVSFYSTEFPTHRMTALLCLAYLVDEKNNHLIMATEEPIKDILKLLEKACNSADRRYLGFSAAEIADGLSYVATNDGNKKMIGQLGGISVLAAMLKDETDLRERLAAVEALYMLSFDEDNKVVMKDDNDIMGLLHCLLDSDDEEIQLASAGVVWEIAGKEKHKTKSSDSEEHIMISYQWDCQKTMLLVKKELECKGFRVWMDVDKMKGDTLETMARAVEKSSVILIAMSREYQSSPNCRSEASYAYARRKKIIPLMMEENYRPDGWLGIILGTKLWMNFEKDPHKGIQQLLKEITSATEVSVQSEALSTPPPMQEAKKRVWSWQKEDVAKWLESIGFDIGDNEVRGKLDGRVLCRLDNLRKESPEFFYNSVKTDLDFPTVIEILQFAEELKQLLN, encoded by the exons GTTAATAAATCAAGAAAGATCATCAG GCTTTAGACCTAATGCAGAGAACAGTCCATCTGGAAGTTCAAACAAACCAGAGCTGAGAAAG aCAAGAGGAAAGAAGAGGAAAAGGCCGGATACGGACTTCAATGCTGCAAAAGCTCTACTGCCAGGTTGTGGCAGATTTCTGAATGAACTTCGTGAGAAAATACAAGCTGAAAATCAAGACCTTCCTTCTCATGAAGTTACCAAAACACCTGGAAATAATTGGAGGCGGCCACAAGAACAG GGTTGCCTGGAAGAAGTAGATATGGAACGTTACATGAATGAGCAAATTAATGCCCATCTAAACTTTGCTGCCATGCAAAAGGCAATGAAAAAAG ATGGAAAGAACCAAACCAAATCCAAAGAGGATGATATAGGAAGCACGTTAGAATCCTACAAGATGAATCACCCAACTGTTTATCCTTACCTCTTCGAAACTGCGCGGCTTGTCCGGAGCCTGCGGAATTATTTAGCATGCGGTCAGCTGGTTACTGAAGGAGCTTTTTCGAACGCAGACGCTTTGAACCAAATTTTCTGGGCTATACCCGATGAAGCGAGTGGTGCAATAGTTGTGGACTTTTTGGTCGATGTCGCTGTTCCCAAACTGTTAGCGGATGTTCTACGATCTCTTGATCAAAAACACCCCAACATTTCCTCGTCTGAGGAGCAG acgaATTCGAAAGCCCAATGGGCCTTGGGGGTAAGAATTTCGATAAGTGCAGCCATTTCAAGCTTCAGTGATCTTCATGATCAGTTTTGCGATGCCTGTGGGGAAGCTGGCCTGGTCAAGGAATGCGTGAAACTGCTGCGAAGCTTGAAGATTGGAACGCACGACTTCAGCGACGTCTGG GCTATCCGAGAAGGCCCCGAGGGAAGTTTAGGCTTTGAGGTCTTAGGGGTTCTTCATAACTTGTCAAAGAGtataaacaacaagaaatatTTCGACAGCTGTGGCGCCGTGGAAACGCTTGTTAGCTTCTACAGCACTGAGTTTCCCACTCACCGTATGACTGCACTTCTTTGCCTGGCTTATTTAGTCGACGAGAAGAACAATCACTTGATAATGGCCACTGAAG AGCCAATCAAAGACATTTTGAAGTTGCTGGAAAAGGCGTGCAACTCCGCTGACCGGCGCTATCTGGGCTTCTCTGCGGCGGAAATCGCTGACGGATTGAGCTATGTGGCAACAAATGACGGGAATAAAAAAATG ATTGGCCAACTTGGAGGTATTTCCGTTTTGGCTGCAATGTTGAAAGACGAGACTGATCTGCGAGAGAGATTAGCTGCAGTGGAGGCGCTGTACATGCTGTCATTTGACGAGGACAACAAAGTTGTTATGAAAGATGACAACGACATCATGGGTCTTCTACATTGCCTTCTTGACTCAGATGACGAAGAAATTCAGCTCGCGTCGGCGGGAGTGGTATGGGAAATTGCAGGCAAGGAGAAACACAAGACTAAAAGCTCTG ATTCTGAAGAGCATATAATGATTAGCTACCAATGGGATTGCCAAAAAACCATGCTGCTGGTGAAAAAAGAGTTAGAATGTAAGGGCTTCagagtatggatggatgtggataAAATGAAAGGAGATACCTTAGAGACGATGGCTCGAGCTGTAGAAAAGTCTTCAGTCATTCTGATAGCAATGTCACGGGAATATCAAAGCAGTCCCAATTGCCGATCAG AGGCATCATACGCTTACgcaagaagaaagaaaataattccCCTAATGATGGAGGAAAATTACAGGCCTGATGGATGGCTGGGGATCATACTGGGAACGAAGCTGTGGATGAATTTTGAGAAAGATCCTCATAAAGGAATACAGCAGCTCTTGAAGGAAATAACGTCTGCAACAGAAG TTTCGGTACAGTCTGAAGCTTTGTCAACGCCGCCACCGATGCAAGAGGCAAAGAAAAGAGTGTGGTCATGGCAGAAAGAAGATGTCGCAAAATGGCTGGAAAGCATTGGATTTGACAT AGGCGACAACGAAGTTAGAGGCAAATTGGACGGCCGCGTACTATGCAGGCTCGACAACTTGCGAAAAGAG AGCCCGGAATTTTTTTACAATTCCGTCAAAACAGACCTCGATTTTCCCACCGTGATTGAAATCTTGCAATTCGCCGAAGAACTGAAGCAATTGCTGAATTAG